ggtggggagcggcCAGCTGTCAGGAGAGCCGGTCTGAGCAAGGAGGCTGTTAGTGCCGGAAGCAAGATGAACATCTGGCTCTGTTCCCAGGATGCACCTGTCCCTCATGGGCCAGGGTCTCCTCTGCGAGGACCCTCCACCTACCACTGGGCTGAAAGCCTTCACACCTTACAGCGATTTTAAGGCCACTGTGGGGAATTTTGTGATTCTTGTTAACCTGTTcccctccttttctgtctcctctctggtCTCTCTCCTGTTGTCATTTGCTCCCCCACGTATTTTTGGCCTTTTGTGTCTCGGGGAGACCGGCTGCAGGAAGCAGAGCTGGCTGGCCCTTAGGCCCAGTCTGTTAGGTGTCGCAGCTGCTGGCAGACGGCTGGTGCTGGGCCGGGTTCGGCTTTGGAGGCCTCAGATGGAGCGGGTCAGGGAGGAGATCTGAGCCtagaggggaggggacagcttcCTTTGGGTCCCTGAGCTCTGGGGCTCTGTCTCTCTTGGGAGCCCAGGGAAACCCCCTTCAGAAGCCCCTGCTCTCCTGACCTTGAGTAGGGGTGGGCGTAGGGAGCAAAAGAACTGTATTTTGATTCTGGCTCCTGTAGGAGTCCTATGCCAACGTGAAGCAGTGGCTGCAGGAGATCGACCGCTATGCCAGCGAGAACGTCAACAAGCTCCTGGTGGGCAACAAGAGCGACCTCACCACCAAGAAAGTGGTGGACAACACCACGGCCAAGGTGGGTGGGACCTGGGTCGGGCCACCCAGGGTGGGCTGGGGTCTGCTGCCCctcacttctccctcccctcctcttctctcttctctccttgtcAGGAGTTTGCGGATTCTCTGGGCATCCCCTTCCTGGAGACAAGTGCCAAGAACGCTACCAATGTCGAGCAGGCATTCATGACTATGGCTGCTGAGATCAAAAAGCGGATGGGGCCTGGGGCAGCCTCGGGGGGTGAGCGGCCCAACCTCAAGATCGACAGCACCCCTGTGAAGCCGGCTGGTGGCGGCTGTTGCTAGGAGGGGCACGTGGGGTGGGACAGGAGGGGGCACCTTCTCCAGATGATGCCCCTAGAGGGGATAGGAGGTGGCCTCCCTCTCCTGGGGCATTTGAGTCTGTGGCTTTGGGGTGTCCTGggctccccatctccctctggccCGTCTGCCTGCTGCCCTGAGCCCTGGTTTTGTCAAAGCTCCCCAGGGAGGATACCCAGGACCTTTGGCTGGGGTGGGGATGTGGGCTTGCTCTGCTGCTGCCTCTAGGTAACTTTAAAAGATACCCCACCACACACCTTTCTTTGGGATGAGggctcctctctttccctcccttgccccccgTGCCATGTATGCTGCAGTGGGTTTCTTTCCTTTaccctttttccttctgtccccactCCCTTTCCCCAAGAGCTGGGAGCCTCCCTGGCCTGTACAGTCCCTGGCTGCAGTGAGAGCGCCAGGGGCAAGGAATGGGACCAGGGGATCCAGGACCCAGGATCCAGGGCCCTGGGCTGGACCTCAGGAAGGGCATGGGGGCCATAGGGGCCCAGCAGCCcaccctttcctctcttccctgcctctcctccccgtgcctcttcccctcccctcccatacTCACAGCTCCAGCCGTCCATCCGGCCGCGGTGGGGTCTGAGCACACCTAGAGCAGGTGGGCGGACGGCCATGCTGGGCCTGTGTTTTGAGCCCAGAGGGATCCTGCTCCtgccaccccctgccctgccagaGCCAGGCCCGTGTGCTGCCTGCTCCCGGAGCCCCTTTGTCCccatggcaggcagaggcggaagGCCCACCGTGCCAGAGGCTGGGCACCAGCCTTAACCCTTACTCTGCCGGcacctcttccctttccctgagGCAGCACATCTGGCTTATTCTCGCCCTTCTGTTCTTTGGAGCCTATGAGGGCAGGTCCTCATACCCTGTCACTGCTTCTCCTCTGGGGAATGTCAGTGCAGACCCAGGGTCCAGggcctctcccctcaccccctcccacccaggaTCCTagcggaccccccccccccccccccccccccccccgccgtctGGCACAGCTTCTTCCTGCagaaaaaacaaacctttggTCTCTACCTGAGAAGCCATGTCCCTTGTGCTGTCTCTCGCCTGTCCCACCTGTGCCCTGCCCTCCAGCTTATATTTAAGTCCCTGGGGTGCCCCCACTCCCAGGTTCCCCTCTGGTGTCATGTCAGGCATTTTGCAAGGAAAAGCCACTtggggaaagacagaaaggacaaaaaataaatttccactgGCCCTCGGGTGAGCCGAGGGTTTTTGCAAGGAAGTTGTGGCGGTTGAGTGTGGTCTGTGGTGGGAGCTGTCGGGGTGGGGGAGTGGAACTGGGGCCCTGGGCTTGGCTGGCGGTACAGGGGTCCCTGGATTGGGCTGCGTGTCCTAGGGTTGCTGTTGAAAGTCCTTGACCCACTTCTTAAAGCCAGGAGTGCTGCCTGCTTTTGCTTCTGTGGTGTGTCCCCACGGGCCCAGCACGGTTCCAGCAGCAGGGGAGGCGGGCGGCCACGGGCGAGTACCTGGTGAGCAGCCGCGGACACCCACACAGGTGCACGGCCGTCCGGCCTGTAAGGTTGCGCTGCGGACGTGCCGCATGGTGCCTGGCCCGCAtcgccttctgctccctctcccatctTTGCTCTGGGTTCAAGCCAGGTGTCTCGCCCCCTGGGACAGTCCCAAGTTCCTCCCACTTCGGACCTCAGCCTGGCCTCCCAGGGAGGCTAGTGTGCAAAATACAGTATGTGagggtaggggtgtgtgtgtgtgcgcgcgcgctcgCGCGCGCTCCTCCGAGTGGACCCAACTCGTGTgacgcggggggcgggggcgggcgcaTGCCAGGGATATGCGTCCATGCCGACGTGTCGCCGAGGTTGGGGCGGGGGTGGCGCCCGGGCCGGGCGGTGCAGGCGGAGGGGCGCACAGAGACCCGGCCCCGCCCGAGGCGGCTCGCAcggcggccccgcccccggctccGCCCCGCCGGCTTCGCGGGCTGGAGAGCGAGGGAGCCGCGGGCGAGGGATCGCAGGATGAGCGATCGCGGCCCGGGCAGCCGGCAGCGGACGCGCCCCCCGAGCCCACCGGCCCGCGCCCCGCGCGCCCCACGGCCCCGCGGCCCGGGTCCCGGCCGCGCCGCCCGCGTCCCCCGAGGCCTGCGGGCCATGCCCGGCCGGCCCTGAACGCGGACCGGGGGGCGTCCCCTTGCGCCCGGGCCCCGCGCTGGCGCCCCCCGGGCCGCCGCCCGGCGCGGGGGCCATGGCGTTCACCTTCGCCGCGTTCTGCTACATGCTCACCCTGGTGCTGTGCGCCTCCCTCATCTTCTTTGTCATCTGGCACGTAAGgccgggctggggctgggggcggggtgggggggcgccggGGGCACACGGAGCGGGAGGGGGCCGAGCAGATGGGCTCGGGGTCCGCGGAAACTTGGAGCCTCCTCTCCGCTATACCCCTTCGGTCAGCTTCTGTTCGCCCCCATGAATACCCCCTCCCGTTGTCGGCTTCCTTCCTGGGGCCCCCTTCCTCCGCCGCCCCCGCCTGTCTGTGGGTATGTCAGTTGGTCTCtgaccccctgcccctgccccacgcCGCCTTGGGGTGTGGGGCGGAATTCTGGGATTCTTGTTCCTTTCCTCCTACCACCCCCCAGTCCAGTCGCCCCCGTTTGTCTGTCGGGCAGTTTGTCTGTCTGCTTGCCCCCCCCTGTGGGTTTTTCCAGCCGGAGTGATGGAGCCGGTTGCCATGGCAACTGCATCTGTTTACAGGACCCACAGATCGCAGAGTCCATTAACCCCTTCCCTCTCACTCACCTCCCTGACCCAGCAGCGATTGGCTCTTAAGCAGACCAGAGACCTCGTCCCCACCACCAGCTCACCTTgggcttccctgccccctcctttcCGGGCTTCCCCTTATCAGGtttcctccccacttcccattttccctcctcttccttcccacttcccccTTTGTCTGGTATCCCCTTTGGTCTGTCTCTCACTCTGGCCTGGCTTCACACCTGCTCTTTCTGTGTCCATTTCTCATCCTTCATCCTAATCGCCTCGCCTTAGAGtccctctccctcattctctctgggGTCTTCTCCTCAGTggtcccctctgcctggctccctTCCTCTCACCAAGAACTATATCACTCAGCCTCCAGCTCATTGTTTGGGACGCTTGCCCCCCCCCTTGactgccctccctccacctctgtccCCTGAGGTTTTGGCCCCCACCCCGATCCCCTCAATGAGGACTGCCGGTCTTGGTCGGCCTGGTCTGTCCGTTTCAGCCCCCTGTGCTCCAGGACATCTTCCTGATCTTCATGCCCTCTAGGGGAGTCCCCTTACCCCTCTACAGTCTTTCCCCCCTGTAACCcgctctttccttcctcctcattaCCTCACCTGCTATCACCTGGTCTccccacttcttctttttttcctgggacCTGCTGCCTGCCCCCATAAGCCTGTCTGGCTCTTGACCAATCTCTCCCTTCaccatcccccagccccctcctcgaGCTCAGGGTTCCATGGGCTCTCACTGCACCCCTCCTCCATAAGGAGTGAGCCCCTACAGGCACCTTCCAACACATCCCCCTCCCATCTCCAGCCCTCTCCCTGgctttgcctctccctcccccccccataggtctcttaattgctttttcttttctccccctttgtctttttctctttctctgcctccatacccccccccccaatccatCTTGATCTCTCTGAGCTTCCTATCCCATCCCAGAGTAGTGGACaatcctggggggaggggagctggggtcCTAAAGATCAGAAGAAATTGAGGGTCACAGGCTGGGAACACAGACCTAACCAGTTCCTGGGAGAAAGTTTCTGGAAATCAAGTAGCCCCTTTTCAGGCCTCTCCCCACCCAAAGACCTCCCACAGCCCCTCTGGGGGTCCCTGTTCTTAGGGGCTACTCAGAGCAGTCCTCCATCCAACACACCAGTGTTGATGCTTCCTGAGAACCGGGGTCTGGGCAGCTGAAGGAGAGTCAAGGATGAGTAGGACTCGGGCTTTGCCCTTGTAAGGCTCCTAGGCTGGGGGGAAAGGgcccaacaaatatttcttgagcacctattATGCGTCAAGCCCGGGGTTCACTCAGCTAAGCTATTTAGTTCAGTGATCTTAGCAAGTCTGTTTCCTTGTGGATAAAGTGGGTTTGTTGTATATACATCAGAGTGCCCAGAGCACGGCCTACTGAGGGGGGTGGGATGGGCATAGGCATAGGAGGTGTGGTCCTCAATCTGAACTGGTAAGAACCAGAACCTTCCAGGGCAGGACCCCAGATCCCACCCCAGACCCTGAGCCCAGTCCCCACTAGTCACTAGGCAACCCTGTTGGTGAGTGACGCGTGTCAGCTGTCATCGTGggggattgtttgttccagggGGCTGAGTCAGAGCCAGGcagcctggggggtgggaggcgtGACACCCGCTGCCTGCTGGTGGTGCCAGCTCTGGGGCGGACAGACGGCACCCTTCCGCTCCCCGCTGGACCCTGTTTCTGTGCCTGGCAGGCAGGTGGCTGCCCAGAGTccatggggaggggggtgctgctCCAGATGGCCCCGGctccctccaggaagcccacGTTCTCTCCCTCCAAGCCGTCTGGGGTCCAGGGTACTTGGGGGTGATGGGCCCTGTGCCTTGTCTggtgctgaggggaggggacCCCAGAAGACTTTTCTTCCAGACCTCCTTCCATGTCagctcccactgccccccacccaggtCTGTCTTATCATCCCTCCGAACACCTGTATCTCCCAAGAGTTCCCCATCCCAATGAGTACACTGCCATCTACCAAGTGCCCCAACACCCAAAGGCAACTTGGGCCCCTGTGCCTCCACTCCTGCCATTCAACCCGCTGGAGTCTGGCTTGGAAACAGCTCTGCAATCCCTCCACACCTCTCCACTCTCACTGCCGCTCTCCCCATGCCGATCATCATCGATGAGCAGcaacccccacccttcccccatttCCTCACTGGCCTGGCCTTCCTATGATAAAGCCATTAAGAATTTTAACGCTGGAGTCTAATTGGGTTAGAATCCTGGCTTACCactgactagctgtgtggccctggacaAGTGACTTAGCCTGTctgtgtcagtttcctcatctgcaagacGGGTATGATAATGCCAGGCCCTACACCGTCAGGTTGTTGCAAACGGTAAATGAGGTAGTAGACATAAAGCCCACGGGCATAGAGCAAACACCATACAGGTCTTGGCTGGGACTGTTCGCCAATGTGTACTTCCCGCTCCATCCATCCTTAAGTGTTAGCCTGACCGTCCTTCTCTGCTGCTTATACCCCTCAGTGGCTCCCCTTTATTTTGGGTTAAAGTCCAAACATCTGGTCCGGGTTCACAGCATCTCCAGCCCATCTCTcacattccttctttcttcccactcACCTCACACCGTCACTCGACCCCATGGAAGCTGCGACTTCCTCAATGTTCCTTGTTCCTTCAACCTTCTGTCTTTGTAcctgctgttcctgctgctcggactgccccccccccgcttgtTCACTAGTCACCCACTCAGAGTCCAGCCTGAACTCTGCCCCCCATCACGCCCAGTGCTgggccaggcaccccagtagtcCCGATCACCCTGGAACATACTTCACAGCTCTCCCAAGCAAGGGAGCCTACCCAGGCGAGGGCTGTGCCTGAGGCCTCTGGGGCCCCGGTGGCCAGCAAAGGGCAGAAAAAGACACCATCTCTTGGGATGTTTTGGATGGAAGCATCGTGAATATGGCTTGACTTGGGCATTAGCGCACCAGGATGCCATTCCCCACTAttgggtgaccttgggccaggccccgcccctccctcaacctcagtttctccacctttGCATCAGGCTCCATCCGGTCCAGTGCCCATGCATGAATTCCTGTGTCACGGAAGGACGGGTGGGGGGCCATCAGCTGCTGCCCCAACCCTGACAGGCACACACTCCTCCCCCAGATCATAGCCTTTGACGAGCTGCGGACCGACTTCAAGAACCCCATCGACCAGGGGAACCCAGCGCGGGCAGTAAGTGATACATGTGCTGTGCCGAGGTGTGTCCGTCCGTCTGTCTTTCCATCTGTTCCAGGCGAAGGGGGATGGGGGACGGGAAGAAGGGGTTGCGTGGTGGGACCGGCGCCGGCCGTAGCCCTTCCTGTCTGTCCCCGCCCCCAGCAAACACCTGGCGCGGGCTCAGGGCTCGGGTTCCTCCTGGCGGGGCGGCCGTTGCCAGGCTCTGGGCCGTTGCCGTGGAGACGCGGGTGAAGGTCCCTCCATGGTGACGGTTGCCATGGGGACGGCGCGGCTGCTTCCCTGCCGCAGAGACTGCTCTGGCGCCCCCTGGCGGCCACTTGAGGGTCGGCAGGGGATGTAGGGAGGGCGGCGGGGGCACCCCCAATGCCCGCTCCTCCGCCTCCCCCATGGCAACCTTTTCCTCCCCCTACAGCGCGAGCGTTTAAAAAACATCGAACGCATCTGCTGCCTCCTGAGGAAGGTCAGTGTCAGGGCCAGTAGCAGGAGGCCCCTAGCCCAGGTTGGCCCTTCTCTCTGCGACCCGGAGTGCGGCCTTGCCCCTCTGGGGCCTGCTTCATGGTCAGCCACCGGGAGGGAGTGGGAGGCTTGAGGCCTCTTTAGTCCCCAGAGGTTATGGTGGGGGGCACCTGCAAAACCCCGGCTCCCCTCTG
This DNA window, taken from Lutra lutra chromosome 10, mLutLut1.2, whole genome shotgun sequence, encodes the following:
- the RAB1B gene encoding ras-related protein Rab-1B isoform X2, whose product is MNPEYDYLFKLLLIGDSGVGKSCLLLRFADDTYTESYISTIGVDFKIRTIELDGKTIKLQIWDTAGQERFRTITSSYYRGAHGIIVVYDVTDQESYANVKQWLQEIDRYASENVNKLLVGNKSDLTTKKVVDNTTAKEFADSLGIPFLETSAKNATNVEQAFMTMAAEIKKRMGPGAASGGERPNLKIDSTPVKPAGGGCC